In a single window of the Silvimonas iriomotensis genome:
- the pxpA gene encoding 5-oxoprolinase subunit PxpA — protein sequence MARFKIDLNADLGEGYPFDAQLMQFVSSANIACGGHVGDATSMRATVQLAQAHGVRVGAHPSYPDREHFGRRTLQIPAEALEASLRDQIGALHRICAEEGVTLAYVKPHGMLYNDAARDEALADVIIDAARAISPDLAVMALAGSRMVARCRERGVVVIEEAFVDRAYRDDGSLVPRSEPGAVLDDDAAAVAQALRFARAGEVVARSGKLLKLPVESLCLHGDTPHAVAFARGLYNQMEVL from the coding sequence ATGGCGCGCTTCAAGATCGACCTGAACGCGGATCTGGGTGAAGGCTATCCGTTTGATGCCCAACTGATGCAGTTTGTGAGTTCGGCCAATATTGCCTGCGGCGGGCACGTGGGCGATGCAACGTCCATGCGCGCCACCGTGCAGCTGGCGCAAGCGCATGGCGTGCGCGTCGGCGCGCATCCCTCATACCCCGACCGTGAACACTTCGGCCGGCGCACGTTGCAGATCCCGGCAGAAGCCCTGGAGGCCAGCTTGCGCGATCAGATCGGCGCCCTGCACCGCATCTGTGCCGAAGAAGGCGTAACGCTGGCCTATGTGAAGCCCCACGGCATGCTGTACAACGATGCCGCCCGGGACGAGGCGCTGGCCGATGTCATTATTGATGCCGCGCGTGCGATCAGCCCGGATCTGGCCGTGATGGCGCTGGCAGGCAGCCGCATGGTGGCGCGCTGCCGCGAGCGCGGTGTAGTGGTCATCGAAGAAGCATTTGTTGATCGCGCCTACCGCGATGACGGTTCGCTGGTGCCGCGCAGCGAGCCCGGCGCCGTGCTGGACGATGACGCGGCGGCCGTCGCACAGGCCCTGCGTTTTGCCCGTGCGGGGGAGGTGGTCGCCCGCTCGGGCAAGCTGCTCAAACTACCGGTGGAATCCTTGTGCCTGCACGGCGATACGCCGCACGCGGTGGCGTTTGCGCGCGGACTATATAACCAGATGGAAGTTCTTTAG
- a CDS encoding cupin domain-containing protein, giving the protein MDMLTRLIQLARPQAGLDVRCLLGGHYDLPHSEATAGIAPFHVVLSGACRIDTATGESLIARAGDFILLRKAHRVRSLAAEDVATPVPIYMEYDHLLPLRRTGEGAPEVDLLCGHFDYARGPNELLFRTLPDPLHVSLTGQHVTDAADMPGMLKSLVDLMRQEAVGARAGALAVVTALSQALFAMALRNHGEQHPQQASVLALIADARLSAAAQALLKNPGQAWTIEKLGELAMMSRATFARHFRARSGMTVWQFLTEARMALACDLLRETRRSAADIGMEVGYQSEAAFGKAFRQHTGEMPGQYRRRLRQHPAAGSTGGAA; this is encoded by the coding sequence ATGGATATGCTCACCCGCCTGATTCAGCTGGCAAGGCCGCAAGCAGGTCTGGATGTCAGATGCCTGCTCGGCGGCCACTACGATCTGCCGCACAGCGAGGCCACCGCGGGCATTGCGCCGTTTCATGTGGTGCTGTCCGGCGCCTGCCGGATCGACACCGCAACGGGTGAATCACTCATCGCCCGTGCGGGTGACTTTATCTTGCTGCGAAAAGCGCACCGCGTGCGCAGCCTGGCGGCAGAAGATGTAGCCACACCTGTGCCGATTTATATGGAATACGATCATTTGCTGCCGCTGCGCCGTACCGGCGAGGGCGCGCCGGAAGTCGATCTGCTCTGCGGCCATTTCGACTATGCCCGGGGCCCCAACGAACTGCTGTTTCGCACCCTGCCCGACCCCTTGCATGTCTCGCTGACCGGCCAGCACGTCACCGATGCCGCAGACATGCCGGGCATGCTTAAAAGCCTGGTTGATCTGATGCGCCAGGAAGCCGTCGGCGCGCGCGCTGGCGCACTCGCGGTCGTTACTGCCTTGAGCCAGGCCCTGTTTGCCATGGCGCTGCGCAATCATGGCGAGCAGCATCCGCAGCAAGCCAGCGTACTGGCGCTGATCGCAGATGCCAGGCTGAGCGCCGCTGCGCAGGCCTTGCTGAAAAACCCGGGGCAGGCATGGACGATTGAAAAGCTGGGCGAACTGGCCATGATGTCGCGCGCTACCTTTGCCCGGCACTTTCGGGCGCGCTCCGGCATGACGGTGTGGCAGTTTCTGACCGAAGCCCGCATGGCGCTGGCCTGCGATCTATTGCGGGAAACGCGGCGCAGCGCTGCGGATATCGGCATGGAAGTGGGTTATCAGTCTGAAGCGGCATTTGGCAAAGCGTTCAGGCAACACACGGGCGAGATGCCGGGGCAGTACCGGCGCCGGTTGCGGCAGCACCCGGCAGCGGGCAGCACGGGTGGCGCGGCTTGA
- a CDS encoding TonB-dependent receptor: protein MKKMTPIAAALAVACALPLAHAADTASAPAAASASAPAAAEPTYLGMVTVTASADASKDGLQPAYAGGQVAKGGRAGILGTKNNMDTPFNITSYTSELIQDQQAHGVGDVLQNDPGVRVARGFGNFQESYFIRGFVLSSDDVAYNGLYSLLPRQYIATELFERVEVLQGATGFLMGAAPNGGGIGGSINLLPKRAPNEDLNRVTVGVDSGGSGNVAADVARRFGPDKSWGLRLNAGYRDGGTGVDDEKSQTSVGSVGLDWRGERARVSADLGAQDNRLQATRPEVTLSGVTRVPDAPDASKNFAQPWSYSNERDLFGTLRAEYDITNDVTAWGAYGLRRSHEANSLANLTVTSDNGDGNFYRFDNTRDDQVDTGEVGLRGKLQTGSVGHEWVVAGDYFQLKKDNAYAMDFFNTFNTNLYNPTSYAQPAISSTAFTGNQLSDPALNGIIRLSSVAVGDTLSLLDKSVLLTVGARYQHFDITNYAYDTGEASAAYTKGRTSPAVGIVYKPVKQVSLYANYIEGLAQGDTAPANATNSGEMLAPYVAKQKEVGVKYDGGRLGAGLALFSTDKPRGVVDANNHFADSGEDEHRGAELNVYGLAATGLRILGGVTWLDATQKDTGSDLTDGKRVIGVPRFQGNLGMEWEVPQLEGLALNGRVVYTGASYADATNTLEVPSWTRLDLGVRYLTEIQNRAVTLRGRIDNVFNRDYWSAVGGYPGYGYLTVGTPRTFSVSASVDF, encoded by the coding sequence ATGAAAAAAATGACCCCGATCGCCGCCGCGCTGGCTGTTGCCTGCGCCCTGCCGCTGGCTCACGCCGCCGATACCGCCTCGGCCCCTGCTGCGGCCAGTGCTTCTGCCCCTGCCGCCGCAGAGCCCACCTATCTGGGCATGGTCACGGTGACGGCCAGTGCCGATGCCTCCAAAGATGGTCTGCAGCCCGCCTATGCCGGTGGCCAGGTCGCCAAAGGGGGCCGCGCCGGTATTCTGGGCACCAAAAACAATATGGACACCCCGTTCAACATCACCAGCTATACCAGTGAACTGATCCAGGATCAGCAAGCGCATGGCGTGGGCGATGTTCTGCAGAACGATCCGGGCGTGCGGGTGGCGCGCGGCTTTGGCAACTTCCAGGAGTCGTATTTCATTCGCGGCTTTGTGCTGAGTTCTGATGATGTCGCCTACAACGGCCTCTACAGCCTGCTGCCGCGCCAGTACATTGCGACCGAACTGTTTGAACGGGTTGAAGTGCTGCAAGGCGCCACCGGTTTCCTGATGGGCGCAGCACCCAATGGCGGCGGCATTGGCGGCTCGATCAACCTGTTGCCCAAGCGCGCGCCCAATGAAGATCTGAACCGGGTCACCGTGGGGGTGGATAGCGGCGGCAGCGGCAATGTGGCCGCCGACGTGGCGCGCCGTTTTGGTCCGGACAAAAGCTGGGGCCTGCGCCTGAACGCCGGTTATCGCGATGGCGGCACTGGTGTGGATGATGAAAAGTCGCAGACCAGCGTGGGTTCGGTCGGGCTGGACTGGCGTGGCGAGCGCGCCCGTGTGTCGGCTGACCTGGGTGCGCAGGATAACCGCCTGCAAGCCACCCGCCCGGAAGTCACCCTGAGCGGCGTGACCCGCGTGCCGGATGCGCCGGACGCCAGCAAGAACTTTGCCCAGCCGTGGTCGTACTCTAACGAGCGCGATCTGTTTGGCACATTGCGCGCCGAATACGACATCACCAATGATGTCACCGCCTGGGGTGCCTACGGCCTGCGCCGCAGCCACGAAGCCAACTCGCTGGCCAACCTGACCGTGACCAGCGACAACGGCGACGGCAACTTCTACCGCTTTGACAATACCCGTGACGACCAGGTTGATACCGGCGAAGTCGGCCTGCGCGGCAAGCTGCAAACCGGCTCGGTCGGGCATGAGTGGGTGGTGGCAGGCGACTATTTCCAGCTGAAGAAAGACAACGCCTATGCGATGGACTTCTTCAACACCTTCAACACCAACCTGTACAACCCGACCAGCTACGCGCAACCGGCGATCTCCAGCACCGCGTTTACCGGTAACCAGCTGTCCGACCCGGCCCTGAACGGCATCATCCGCCTGTCCAGCGTGGCTGTGGGCGATACCTTGTCGCTGCTGGACAAGTCGGTATTGCTGACCGTGGGCGCCCGCTATCAGCACTTTGATATCACCAACTACGCCTATGACACGGGCGAAGCCAGCGCCGCCTACACCAAGGGCCGCACCAGCCCGGCCGTGGGCATCGTGTACAAGCCGGTCAAGCAAGTCTCGCTCTATGCCAATTACATCGAAGGCCTGGCGCAAGGCGATACCGCACCGGCCAATGCAACCAACTCTGGCGAAATGCTGGCCCCGTATGTCGCCAAGCAAAAAGAAGTGGGCGTGAAATATGACGGTGGCCGTCTGGGCGCCGGTCTGGCCCTGTTCAGCACCGACAAGCCGCGCGGCGTGGTCGATGCCAACAACCACTTTGCCGATTCGGGCGAAGACGAGCACCGTGGTGCCGAACTGAATGTCTATGGCCTGGCCGCCACCGGCCTGCGCATTCTGGGCGGTGTCACCTGGCTGGACGCCACCCAGAAAGACACCGGTTCTGATCTGACTGATGGCAAACGCGTGATCGGCGTACCGCGCTTCCAGGGCAACCTGGGCATGGAGTGGGAAGTACCGCAACTGGAAGGCCTGGCCCTGAACGGCCGCGTGGTTTACACCGGCGCCAGCTACGCCGACGCCACCAACACGCTGGAAGTGCCCAGCTGGACCCGTCTGGACCTGGGCGTGCGTTACCTGACCGAAATCCAGAACCGTGCCGTGACACTGCGTGGCCGCATCGACAACGTGTTCAACCGCGATTACTGGTCTGCCGTGGGTGGCTACCCAGGCTATGGCTATCTGACCGTGGGCACCCCGCGTACCTTCTCGGTCAGCGCCAGCGTAGACTTCTAA
- a CDS encoding amino acid ABC transporter permease gives MGDLINLLQTAWPYLLKGTGYTLLFAVGAMVGGLLVGGTVALLRLSHWRVLNWPAAIYVSCMRGTPLLVQIFIIYYGLPVIGVQFDPISAGILALSLNVGAYLSETIRGSINGVDRGQWEAAYSQGMTHMQTLRFIVWPQALRLAVPSLSNSLISLIKDTSLVSVIAVTELMLATKEVISTTFQPFPLYLAAAAIYWCLSLAFEQVQRWLEARMNRTLAR, from the coding sequence TTGGGTGACCTGATCAATTTGCTGCAAACCGCCTGGCCCTATCTGCTAAAGGGCACCGGCTACACCTTGCTGTTTGCCGTGGGTGCCATGGTGGGTGGCTTGCTGGTGGGCGGCACGGTGGCGTTGCTGCGGCTGTCGCACTGGCGGGTATTGAACTGGCCGGCCGCGATTTATGTCAGCTGCATGCGCGGTACGCCGTTGCTGGTGCAAATCTTCATCATCTATTACGGCCTGCCGGTCATCGGCGTGCAGTTCGATCCGATCAGTGCGGGGATTCTGGCGCTGAGCCTGAACGTGGGCGCCTATCTGTCAGAGACGATCCGCGGCAGCATCAACGGGGTCGATCGCGGGCAGTGGGAGGCGGCGTACAGCCAGGGCATGACGCATATGCAGACGCTGCGTTTTATTGTCTGGCCACAGGCCTTGCGCCTGGCGGTGCCCAGCTTGTCCAACAGCCTGATCAGCTTGATCAAGGATACCTCGCTGGTCTCGGTCATTGCGGTGACGGAACTGATGCTGGCGACCAAGGAAGTCATTTCCACTACTTTCCAGCCGTTTCCGCTGTATCTGGCCGCTGCCGCCATCTACTGGTGTCTGAGTCTGGCCTTTGAGCAAGTGCAGCGCTGGCTGGAAGCACGCATGAACCGCACGCTGGCGCGCTGA
- a CDS encoding transporter substrate-binding domain-containing protein has protein sequence MNMRKLLVAGVLGLVAFTASATDLLDTVKQRGTLKVALEGTYPPFNYRENGQLTGFDVEIANALAQKLGVKAEFTTTEWSGILAGLQAGKYDVIVNQVGITAKRQETFDFSDPYVISQAQLVVRKNETRNLKSLNDLKGLKLGVGQGTNYADMARAVAGVDVKTYPGEQEYLQDLALGRIDAALNDTLMIPYLIKKTSLPLKPGAAVGETSSNGIPFTKNNPKFKSALNKALADIKADGTYARISQKYFGRDVSRAPGA, from the coding sequence ATGAATATGCGCAAGCTGCTTGTTGCCGGTGTACTTGGACTTGTCGCTTTTACCGCAAGCGCAACAGACCTGCTTGATACGGTGAAACAACGCGGCACCCTCAAGGTGGCACTGGAAGGCACCTACCCGCCGTTCAATTACCGGGAAAACGGCCAGCTGACCGGTTTTGATGTCGAGATCGCCAACGCGCTTGCCCAGAAACTGGGCGTGAAAGCCGAATTCACCACCACAGAGTGGAGCGGCATTCTGGCTGGCCTGCAGGCCGGCAAATACGACGTCATCGTCAATCAGGTCGGCATTACCGCCAAGCGCCAGGAAACCTTTGATTTCAGCGATCCGTACGTGATCTCGCAAGCGCAACTGGTTGTGCGCAAGAACGAAACCCGCAATCTGAAAAGCCTGAATGACCTCAAGGGCCTGAAACTGGGCGTGGGCCAGGGCACCAACTACGCCGACATGGCGCGCGCCGTAGCCGGGGTGGATGTCAAAACCTATCCGGGCGAGCAGGAATACCTGCAAGACCTGGCGCTGGGCCGCATTGACGCAGCGCTGAACGACACGCTGATGATCCCGTACCTGATCAAGAAAACCAGCCTGCCGCTCAAGCCGGGCGCCGCCGTAGGCGAGACCTCCAGCAACGGTATTCCGTTCACCAAGAACAACCCCAAGTTCAAGAGCGCGCTGAACAAGGCGCTGGCCGACATCAAGGCCGACGGCACCTATGCGCGTATCTCGCAAAAGTATTTCGGTCGTGACGTGAGCCGGGCGCCTGGCGCCTGA
- a CDS encoding DUF302 domain-containing protein has protein sequence MSSPIQNDPDLTEITSRHDFDATVTRLTQAIEAAGMTVFARLDHAAGAEAVGLSMPPTVVLVYGNPRAGTPLMLQSPRFALDLPLRVLIRQAGNQVLVAYHPVQSSARAAGIADNALSALQKAQALLEITVTG, from the coding sequence ATGTCCAGCCCGATCCAGAACGATCCTGACCTGACCGAAATCACCAGCCGCCATGATTTTGACGCCACCGTAACCCGGCTGACCCAGGCCATTGAGGCGGCCGGCATGACCGTATTTGCCCGGCTGGATCATGCCGCAGGCGCCGAGGCCGTGGGGCTGAGCATGCCACCCACTGTGGTCCTGGTTTACGGCAATCCCAGGGCCGGTACGCCGCTGATGCTGCAGTCGCCCCGCTTTGCGCTGGATTTGCCGCTCAGGGTGCTGATCAGGCAGGCGGGCAACCAGGTTCTGGTGGCTTATCACCCTGTTCAATCATCCGCCCGCGCTGCGGGGATTGCCGATAACGCCCTGAGCGCGCTGCAAAAGGCGCAGGCACTGCTAGAAATAACCGTGACCGGCTAA
- a CDS encoding SLAC1 anion channel family protein: MKTAVPPATTLSAAQTVETARLAYLPVALFGSVMGLTGLTVAWRGAHALFGAPLWLSSVPGLLALLAFVVMAGAYLIKAVTGFEHVRAEFQHPIAGNLFGTPLISLMLIAILLVDLDRDLARVVWSVGAAGMMVFAWAMVSRWISVRQKPAHATPAWIVPVVGLIDLPLALPALGWADELHGLMVFALAVGLFFAIPLFTMIMSRLLFEEPLPDALQPSLLILVAPFSVGFSAYIATTGTVDGFATALYMLALFVLAVLLGRLRNLAACCPFRVSWWAVSFPLAASTNAALKYAAFVHHPVANAIALILLALSTVVIVALALRTVWGIARGELRALSS; the protein is encoded by the coding sequence ATGAAAACAGCAGTCCCCCCTGCAACAACGTTGTCTGCTGCGCAGACCGTAGAAACCGCGCGTCTTGCTTATTTGCCGGTGGCCCTGTTTGGCTCGGTCATGGGGCTGACCGGGTTGACGGTGGCCTGGCGCGGTGCGCACGCGCTGTTTGGCGCGCCGTTGTGGCTGTCCAGCGTGCCCGGCTTGCTGGCGCTGCTGGCGTTTGTGGTGATGGCGGGCGCGTACCTGATCAAGGCCGTCACCGGGTTTGAGCATGTGCGGGCTGAATTTCAACACCCCATCGCCGGCAATCTGTTCGGTACGCCCCTGATCAGCCTGATGCTGATTGCCATCTTGCTGGTCGACCTGGACCGTGACCTGGCGCGTGTGGTCTGGTCCGTGGGCGCAGCGGGCATGATGGTGTTTGCCTGGGCCATGGTGTCGCGCTGGATCAGCGTGCGGCAAAAGCCGGCGCATGCCACACCGGCCTGGATTGTGCCGGTGGTGGGGTTGATTGACCTGCCGCTGGCGTTGCCGGCGCTGGGCTGGGCGGATGAATTGCACGGCTTGATGGTGTTCGCCCTGGCCGTGGGGCTGTTTTTTGCGATTCCGCTGTTCACCATGATCATGTCGCGGCTGTTGTTTGAAGAACCGTTGCCGGACGCATTGCAACCGTCGCTGCTGATCCTGGTCGCGCCGTTTTCAGTGGGTTTTTCTGCCTATATCGCCACCACGGGCACGGTGGATGGTTTTGCCACGGCGCTGTATATGCTGGCCTTGTTTGTGCTGGCCGTGTTGCTGGGCCGGCTCAGAAACCTGGCCGCGTGCTGTCCGTTCCGGGTGTCGTGGTGGGCGGTCAGCTTCCCGCTGGCTGCCTCGACTAACGCCGCGCTGAAGTACGCCGCCTTCGTTCATCATCCGGTGGCCAATGCGATTGCGCTGATCTTGCTGGCGCTGTCCACCGTGGTGATTGTGGCGCTGGCCCTCAGAACCGTGTGGGGCATTGCCCGTGGTGAATTGCGCGCCCTGAGCAGCTAA
- a CDS encoding peptide MFS transporter encodes MGSAEHALDMPAGAAAPIPDEIPEDQLIARQSRAHPRGLYLLFATEMWERFSYYGNRALLALFMVQALAFDKQFAAALYGKYTGLVYLAPLIGGYVADRWWGNRRSIFVGGALMAAGQFTLFAAGSMLQTPSSAIMLFYCGLGLIVAGNGFFKPNISSMVGQLYTQNDSRKDSAYTIFYMGINLGSFIAPLICGFLGDTGNAADFRWGFFAAGVGMLLSLVVFGFFHKRYLVSPTGAPVGLAPKAAAASAASKGNAPLTREDIDRMIVIGVISFFVIFFWSAFEQAGVSLTFFAEEATNRQLFGFTVPASWFQSLNPVFVLIFAPILAQLWSALGRRNKEPSSPTKMAWGLILLAVGYLIIGFGVKDMSSTAKASMIWLTAMYLMHTLGELCLSPIGLSLVNKLAPARFGSLMMAVWFTANAAANWFAGILATFYPEAGRTPVFLGYQITGLHEFFMLFVAMAFVAGAILLTLTRPLQKMMHGVR; translated from the coding sequence ATGGGCAGTGCAGAACACGCGTTGGACATGCCGGCCGGTGCCGCGGCACCGATACCGGATGAAATCCCCGAAGATCAGTTGATCGCACGGCAATCCCGTGCGCATCCACGCGGCTTGTATCTGCTGTTTGCCACCGAGATGTGGGAGCGCTTTTCCTACTATGGCAACCGTGCGCTGCTGGCGCTGTTCATGGTGCAGGCGCTGGCTTTTGACAAACAGTTTGCCGCCGCGCTGTACGGCAAGTACACCGGCCTGGTTTATCTTGCGCCGCTGATTGGCGGCTACGTGGCCGATCGCTGGTGGGGCAATCGCCGCTCGATCTTTGTCGGTGGCGCCCTCATGGCCGCTGGCCAGTTCACCTTGTTTGCTGCGGGCAGCATGCTGCAGACGCCTTCCAGCGCCATCATGTTGTTCTACTGCGGGCTGGGTCTGATCGTGGCGGGTAACGGCTTTTTCAAGCCCAATATCTCGTCCATGGTGGGCCAGTTGTACACCCAGAACGACAGCCGCAAAGACTCGGCCTATACGATCTTCTACATGGGGATCAACCTGGGGTCGTTCATTGCGCCGCTGATCTGTGGTTTCCTGGGCGATACCGGGAACGCCGCTGATTTCCGCTGGGGTTTCTTTGCCGCGGGCGTGGGCATGTTGCTCTCTTTGGTGGTGTTCGGCTTTTTCCACAAGCGCTATCTGGTGTCGCCCACCGGCGCGCCAGTGGGCCTGGCCCCGAAAGCCGCAGCAGCCAGTGCTGCCAGCAAGGGCAATGCGCCGCTGACCCGTGAAGACATTGATCGCATGATCGTGATCGGTGTGATTTCGTTCTTCGTGATCTTCTTCTGGTCGGCGTTTGAGCAGGCCGGGGTGTCGCTGACGTTCTTTGCTGAAGAAGCCACAAATCGTCAGTTGTTTGGCTTTACCGTGCCGGCATCGTGGTTCCAGTCGCTCAATCCGGTGTTCGTGCTGATCTTTGCGCCGATCCTGGCGCAATTGTGGTCCGCGCTGGGTCGTCGCAACAAAGAACCAAGTTCGCCGACCAAAATGGCGTGGGGTCTGATCTTGCTGGCGGTGGGTTATCTGATTATCGGTTTCGGGGTGAAGGACATGTCGTCCACCGCCAAGGCCAGCATGATCTGGCTGACCGCCATGTACCTGATGCACACGCTGGGTGAACTGTGCCTGTCGCCAATTGGTTTGTCGCTGGTCAACAAGCTGGCGCCGGCGCGGTTCGGCTCGCTGATGATGGCCGTGTGGTTTACTGCCAATGCCGCTGCCAACTGGTTTGCCGGTATCCTTGCCACCTTCTACCCGGAAGCAGGGCGCACGCCAGTGTTCCTGGGTTATCAGATCACCGGCCTGCATGAGTTCTTCATGCTGTTTGTGGCCATGGCCTTTGTGGCTGGTGCCATCTTGCTGACGCTGACCAGGCCGCTGCAAAAAATGATGCACGGCGTGCGCTGA
- a CDS encoding biotin-dependent carboxyltransferase family protein, which translates to MSIAILKTGALATVQDAGRYDGAQWGVPRSGVMDIPAWLIGNLLVGNEPDQAVIEITLGGFKAQFETDCLIAVTGAIAPVTLDKQDIGQWRTVSVKAGQTLRVGFAETGARMFLCVSGGIEVPLVLGARATDLAGGFGGFQGRALKAGDALPLGEPQGPAPHASVRPPPRGDFLRILPGTEWSAFTIAAHQTLLSEAWVVTPDANRMGARLAGLSLPLAQPLEMTSHAVHPGVVQVPPSGQPILLMADAQTTGGYPKIAQVIRADLWRIGQYRPGEAIRFIEVTLGEALDTLSAQRRWLAQLETQLKWRASRST; encoded by the coding sequence ATGAGCATCGCCATTCTGAAAACCGGCGCGCTGGCGACTGTCCAGGATGCGGGCCGCTATGACGGCGCCCAGTGGGGCGTGCCGCGCAGCGGGGTGATGGATATTCCGGCGTGGCTGATCGGCAATTTGCTGGTGGGCAACGAGCCTGATCAAGCCGTGATTGAAATCACGCTGGGCGGCTTCAAGGCGCAATTTGAGACCGATTGCCTCATTGCGGTCACCGGTGCCATCGCCCCGGTCACGCTCGATAAACAGGATATCGGCCAGTGGCGCACCGTCAGCGTCAAGGCCGGGCAGACCCTGCGCGTGGGCTTTGCCGAGACCGGTGCCCGCATGTTTCTGTGCGTCAGCGGCGGTATAGAGGTGCCGCTGGTGCTGGGCGCACGGGCGACCGATCTGGCCGGCGGCTTTGGCGGGTTTCAAGGCCGTGCACTCAAGGCGGGCGATGCGTTGCCGCTGGGCGAGCCGCAAGGGCCGGCCCCGCATGCCTCGGTACGGCCGCCGCCGCGCGGGGATTTCCTGCGCATTTTGCCGGGTACCGAGTGGTCTGCGTTTACCATTGCCGCCCATCAAACGTTACTGAGTGAGGCCTGGGTGGTGACGCCCGATGCCAACCGCATGGGCGCGCGCCTGGCCGGGCTCTCCTTGCCGCTGGCACAACCGCTGGAGATGACCTCGCACGCAGTTCATCCGGGCGTGGTGCAAGTGCCGCCTTCCGGTCAGCCCATCTTGCTGATGGCCGACGCCCAGACCACCGGCGGCTACCCCAAAATTGCCCAGGTGATCCGCGCTGATCTCTGGCGCATCGGGCAGTATCGCCCGGGGGAAGCCATCCGTTTTATTGAAGTCACGCTGGGGGAAGCGCTGGACACCTTGTCGGCACAACGGCGCTGGCTGGCGCAACTGGAGACTCAACTGAAATGGCGCGCTTCAAGATCGACCTGA
- a CDS encoding AraC family transcriptional regulator yields the protein MNPDLYTRFANVLHFVDAHLDEDLPLTRLAAVAGVSRWHFQRQFAAALGLGVYEYIRLRRLKRASLQLAFRPTQSVLDIALDNGYAGPEAFARAFRQQLGQSPAAFRQSPQWRDWHYVYLPLYTLRNRIMTSQPTCQPEIVERAATPVALLRHCGDPALLGQTIRSFISWRKRNHMPPSTHATYNVLYNDPYTTPPADYRIDLAVACTAPVAGGPEGLIAAELPGGRYARLRYTGPDETLGVAIAALYTGWLAQSGETLRETPLWIERVRFYPDVPEHEAISDIYLPLV from the coding sequence TTGAACCCGGACCTCTACACCCGCTTTGCCAACGTGCTGCACTTTGTGGATGCGCATCTGGATGAAGACCTGCCGCTCACGCGTCTTGCTGCCGTGGCGGGGGTATCGCGCTGGCATTTCCAGCGCCAGTTTGCAGCGGCACTGGGCCTTGGCGTGTATGAATACATCCGTTTGCGCCGGCTCAAACGTGCCTCGCTGCAACTGGCGTTCCGGCCGACGCAATCGGTGCTCGATATCGCGCTGGACAACGGCTACGCCGGGCCGGAAGCGTTTGCCCGTGCGTTCAGGCAGCAACTGGGCCAGAGCCCGGCCGCGTTCCGGCAATCGCCGCAATGGCGCGACTGGCACTATGTTTATCTGCCGCTGTATACCTTGAGGAACCGGATCATGACGAGCCAGCCTACCTGCCAGCCCGAGATTGTGGAACGCGCCGCCACGCCGGTCGCGCTATTGCGGCATTGCGGTGATCCAGCCCTGCTGGGGCAGACCATCCGCAGCTTTATCAGCTGGCGCAAACGCAACCACATGCCGCCGTCCACGCACGCCACCTACAACGTGCTGTACAACGACCCGTACACCACGCCGCCCGCGGACTATCGCATTGATCTGGCGGTCGCCTGCACCGCGCCGGTTGCGGGCGGCCCCGAGGGTTTGATCGCGGCCGAGTTGCCCGGCGGGCGTTACGCCAGGCTGCGTTATACCGGGCCGGATGAAACTCTGGGTGTGGCCATTGCTGCGCTATATACGGGCTGGCTGGCGCAAAGCGGCGAAACGCTGCGGGAAACGCCGCTGTGGATCGAGCGCGTGCGGTTTTATCCGGACGTGCCAGAACATGAAGCCATCAGCGATATCTATCTACCGCTGGTCTGA